In Gossypium hirsutum isolate 1008001.06 chromosome D06, Gossypium_hirsutum_v2.1, whole genome shotgun sequence, one genomic interval encodes:
- the LOC107902018 gene encoding uncharacterized protein: MQSQQGSRIDLGELKAQIVKKIGAERSKRYFYNLSRFLSQKLSKCEFDKSCYCIIGRQNLSLHNQLIRSILKNACQAKTPPPGPVISLIQTVERSPGREDAHEVSGSLVPNHNQNADIWSNGVFPVSSPRKARSGIWDRKPRDRPSPLGPSGKAESVSHHSMGMEDNVSKLGIENGDLTPYDYQRPVQHLQAVAELPEIVRGLVHSAEKPRVPGKGQAVGAVVEDGQEVEQANQIDLSRSPLLAPLGIPFCSASVGGARKALAVAGSSDFISYYDSGGLYDIGTLKKRMEQIAAAQGLGGVSVECASMLNNMLDVYLKNLIRSCVDLVGSKSTHEVKKHSAYKSQPQGKLMNGMWPGNHLHMQSSSGPIEVLQEPGQCCLISLLDFKVAMELNPLQLGEDWPVLLEKICMHSFE; this comes from the coding sequence ATGCAATCCCAGCAGGGCTCCAGAATTGACTTAGGTGAACTGAAAGCTCAGATAGTGAAGAAGATTGGAGCTGAGAGGTCAAAAAGGTACTTTTATAATTTGAGTAGGTTTTTAAGCCAGAAGCTCAGTAAATGCGAGTTTGATAAGTCGTGTTACTGCATTATTGGGAGGCAGAATCTGTCACTGCATAATCAGTTGATACGTTCAATCTTGAAAAATGCATGTCAGGCTAAGACTCCACCACCGGGTCCCGTGATATCTTTGATACAAACTGTGGAGAGGTCTCCTGGTAGAGAAGATGCACATGAAGTGTCTGGATCCCTTGTTCCCAACCACAATCAAAATGCAGACATTTGGTCAAATGGGGTTTTTCCAGTGTCATCCCCACGAAAGGCTAGGTCTGGAATATGGGATAGAAAGCCAAGGGATAGACCAAGCCCACTCGGGCCAAGTGGGAAGGCTGAGAGTGTTTCACATCATTCAATGGGGATGGAAGACAATGTCAGTAAGTTGGGTATCGAAAATGGTGATTTGACTCCTTATGATTATCAGAGACCAGTGCAGCATCTTCAAGCAGTTGCTGAGCTGCCTGAAATTGTAAGAGGTCTGGTGCACTCTGCAGAAAAACCAAGGGTGCCTGGTAAAGGTCAGGCTGTAGGAGCCGTTGTTGAAGATGGGCAAGAGGTGGAGCAAGCTAACCAAATTGATCTTTCTAGAAGTCCTCTGCTCGCACCACTTGGGATTCCATTTTGCTCAGCTAGTGTTGGTGGTGCCCGCAAGGCTCTGGCAGTGGCAGGCAGTAGTGACTTCATTAGCTACTATGACAGTGGTGGCTTATACGATATCGGGACATTGAAGAAACGTATGGAGCAGATCGCAGCAGCACAGGGCCTTGGAGGAGTTTCTGTCGAATGTGCTAGTATGCTGAATAACATGTTGGATGTATACTTAAAGAACCTCATTAGATCATGTGTAGATCTGGTGGGATCAAAGTCTACACATGAAGTGAAGAAGCACTCTGCTTACAAGTCGCAGCCTCAAGGCAAGCTTATGAATGGTATGTGGCCAGGTAATCACTTGCATATGCAGAGTAGCTCTGGGCCCATAGAAGTTTTGCAGGAACCTGGGCAGTGCTGCTTGATATCTTTGCTTGATTTTAAAGTGGCAATGGAGCTAAATCCGCTGCAGCTGGGTGAAGATTGGCCAGTACTACTGGAGAAAATTTGTATGCATTCTTTTGAATAG
- the LOC107902016 gene encoding plasma membrane ATPase 4 isoform X2, whose protein sequence is MGGEKGISLEEIKNESVDLERIPIEEVFEQLKCTREGLSTEEGNNRLQVFGPNKLEEKKESKVLKFLGFMWNPLSWVMEAAAIMAIALANGDGRPPDWQDFVGIIVLLVINSTISFIEENNAGNAAAALMANLAPKTKVLRDGRWSEQEAAILVPGDIITIKLGDIVPADARLLEGDPLKIDQSALTGESLPVTKNPSDEVFSGSTCKQGEIEAVVIATGVHTFFGKAAHLVDSTNQVGHFQKVLTAIGNFCICSIAVGIIVELIVMYPIQHRKYRDGIDNMLVLLIGGIPIAMPTVLSVTMAIGSHRLSQQGAITKRMTAIEEMAGMDVLCSDKTGTLTLNKLTVDRNLIEVFTKGVEKEHVILYAARASRTENQDAIDAAIVGMLADPKEARAGVREIHFLPFNPVDKRTALTYIDNDGNWHRASKGAPEQIIDLCKCKDDVRKKVHSVIDKFAERGLRSLAVARQEIPEKTKESPGSPWQFIGLLPLFDPPRHDSAETIRRALNLGVNVKMITGDQLAIAKETGRRLGMGTNMYPSSSLLGQDKDASIAALPIDELIEKADGFAGVFPEHKYEIVKRLQERKHICGMTGDGVNDAPALKKADIGIAVADATDAARSASDIVLTEPGLSVIISAVLTSRAIFQRMKNYTIYAVSITIRIVFGFMFIALIWKFDFAPFMVLIIAILNDGTIMTISKDRVKPSPQPDSWKLKEIFSTGIVLGGYLALMTVIFFWAMKDTNFFSNTFNVRSLRHSIDGEREMMAALYLQVSIVSQALIFVTRSRSWSYFERPGLLLVSAFLVAQLVATLIAVYADWGFARIKGMGWGWAGVIWLYSVVTFIPLDFIKFAIRYVLSGKAWDNLLENKTAFTTKKDYGKEEREAQWAAAQRTLHGLQPPETTSIFNERSSYRELSEIAEQAKRRAEVARLRELNTLKGHVESVVKLKGLDIDNIQQHYTV, encoded by the exons ATGGGAGGCGAAAAAGGCATCAGTCTTGAGGAGATCAAAAACGAGTCCGTTGATCTG GAACGGATTCCTATTGAGGAAGTTTTCGAGCAGCTGAAATGTACAAGGGAAGGCTTGTCAACCGAGGAAGGCAACAATCGCCTTCAAGTCTTTGGACCAAACAAACTAGAGGAGAAAAAG GAGAGCAAGGTGCTCAAGTTCTTGGGTTTTATGTGGAACCCTTTGTCATGGGTCATGGAAGCTGCTGCTATAATGGCTATTGCCCTGGCAAATGGTGATGGAAGGCCTCCGGACTGGCAGGACTTCGTTGGTATCATTGTCTTGTTGGTCATCAACTCCACCATAagttttattgaagaaaataatGCTGGTAACGCTGCAGCTGCTCTCATGGCTAATCTTGCTCCGAAAACTAAG GTTCTTAGAGATGGCCGATGGAGTGAGCAAGAAGCAGCAATTCTAGTTCCAGGGGACATTATCACTATTAAATTGGGAGACATAGTTCCTGCTGATGCTCGTCTTCTAGAGGGTGATCCTTTGAAGATTGATCAATCTGCTCTTACTGGGGAGTCTCTTCCTGTTACGAAGAATCCATCAGATGAAGTATTTTCCGGCTCAACATGTAAACAGGGTGAAATAGAAGCAGTTGTTATTGCAACTGGTGTTCACACCTTCTTTGGTAAAGCTGCCCACCTAGTGGACAGCACCAATCAAGTTGGGCATTTCCAGAAAGTGCTTACAGCCATTGGTAATTTCTGCATTTGCTCAATTGCTGTTGGAATAATCGTTGAGCTAATAGTTATGTACCCGATACAGCACCGCAAGTATAGAGATGGAATTGACAATATGCTAGTTCTCTTGATTGGTGGAATCCCAATTGCTATGCCCACTGTGTTGTCTGTCACCATGGCTATTGGTTCCCACAGGCTTTCTCAACAAGGGGCTATCACAAAGAGAATGACAGCCATTGAGGAAATGGCTGGCATGGACGTTCTCTGCAGTGATAAGACTGGGACTCTGACTTTAAACAAGCTTACTGTTGATAGAAACCTCATTGAAGTATTTACAAAGGGAGTCGAAAAAGAGCATGTTATTCTTTATGCAGCAAGGGCTTCAAGGACTGAAAATCAGGATGCTATTGATGCTGCAATTGTAGGAATGCTTGCAGATCCAAAGGAG GCACGGGCTGGTGTCCGAGAGATTCACTTCCTACCATTCAACCCTGTAGACAAGAGAACTGCTCTAACCTACATTGATAATGATGGAAACTGGCACCGTGCTAGCAAAGGTGCACCTGAGCAG ATTATAGATCTTTGCAAATGCAAAGATGATGTCAGGAAAAAAGTTCATTCAGTTATTGATAAATTTGCTGAACGTGGACTTCGATCTTTAGCTGTTGCAAGACAG GAAATACCTGAGAAAACAAAAGAGAGTCCTGGATCCCCGTGGCAGTTTATTGGCTTGTTGCCACTATTTGATCCACCGAGGCATGATAGTGCTGAAACAATCAGAAGAGCTCTAAACCTTGGAGTGAATGTTAAGATGATTACTG GGGATCAGCTTGCCATTGCCAAAGAAACTGGCAGGAGGCTTGGAATGGGAACAAACATGTACCCTTCATCTTCTTTACTGGGCCAAGACAAGGACGCTTCCATTGCTGCCCTTCCTATAGATGAATTGATTGAGAAGGCTGATGGATTTGCAGGAGTGTTTCCAG AACACAAATATGAAATCGTTAAGAGGCTACAGGAGAGAAAACATATTTGTGGTATGACAGGAGATGGTGTCAATGATGCCCCTGCTTTAAAGAAGGCAGACATTGGAATTGCTGTTGCTGATGCTACAGATGCTGCCCGAAGTGCTTCAGACATTGTCCTTACTGAACCTGGGCTAAGTGTCATTATCAGTGCAGTGCTGACCAGCAGGGCTATTTTCCAAAGAATGAAGAACTACACT ATCTATGCAGTTTCAATCACCATCCGTATTGTG TTTGGATTCATGTTTATTGCCTTGATATGGAAGTTCGACTTTGCACCCTTCATGGTTTTAATTATCGCCATCCTGAACGATG GTACAATCATGACAATTTCAAAGGACAGAGTGAAGCCATCTCCACAGCCAGACAGCTGGAAACTCAAGGAGATTTTCTCTACCGGCATTGTGCTTGGAGGTTACTTAGCACTAATGACTGTGATATTCTTCTGGGCAATGAAAGACACCAATTTCTTCTCG AACACATTTAATGTTAGATCACTGAGGCATAGTATTGATGGTGAGAGAGAAATGATGGCAGCTTTATACCTTCAAGTTAGTATTGTGAGTCAGGCCCTCATTTTTGTCACAAGGTCTCGCAGCTGGTCCTACTTTGAACGCCCTGGACTTCTACTAGTCAGTGCCTTTCTAGTTGCTCAGTTG GTGGCCACTTTAATAGCTGTGTATGCAGACTGGGGGTTTGCAAGGATTAAAGGTATGGGTTGGGGATGGGCTGGTGTAATCTGGCTATACAGTGTGGTGACTTTTATCCCACTGGATTTTATCAAATTTGCAATCCGCTATGTTCTTAGTGGAAAGGCTTGGGATAACCTTTTGGAGAACAAG ACTGCCTTCACTACGAAGAAAGATTACGGGAAAGAGGAAAGGGAAGCACAATGGGCAGCTGCGCAGAGGACTCTGCATGGCCTTCAACCACCTGAAACCACAAGCATTTTCAATGAAAGGAGCAGTTACAGGGAACTTTCAGAAATCGCAGAGCAGGCCAAGCGCAGGGCTGAGGTTGCAAG GCTGAGGGAGCTGAATACACTGAAGGGGCATGTTGAATCAGTCGTTAAGCTCAAGGGGCTTGATATCGATAACATTCAGCAGCATTACACCGTTTAA
- the LOC107902016 gene encoding plasma membrane ATPase 4 isoform X1 gives MGGEKGISLEEIKNESVDLERIPIEEVFEQLKCTREGLSTEEGNNRLQVFGPNKLEEKKESKVLKFLGFMWNPLSWVMEAAAIMAIALANGDGRPPDWQDFVGIIVLLVINSTISFIEENNAGNAAAALMANLAPKTKVLRDGRWSEQEAAILVPGDIITIKLGDIVPADARLLEGDPLKIDQSALTGESLPVTKNPSDEVFSGSTCKQGEIEAVVIATGVHTFFGKAAHLVDSTNQVGHFQKVLTAIGNFCICSIAVGIIVELIVMYPIQHRKYRDGIDNMLVLLIGGIPIAMPTVLSVTMAIGSHRLSQQGAITKRMTAIEEMAGMDVLCSDKTGTLTLNKLTVDRNLIEVFTKGVEKEHVILYAARASRTENQDAIDAAIVGMLADPKEARAGVREIHFLPFNPVDKRTALTYIDNDGNWHRASKGAPEQIIDLCKCKDDVRKKVHSVIDKFAERGLRSLAVARQEIPEKTKESPGSPWQFIGLLPLFDPPRHDSAETIRRALNLGVNVKMITGDQLAIAKETGRRLGMGTNMYPSSSLLGQDKDASIAALPIDELIEKADGFAGVFPEHKYEIVKRLQERKHICGMTGDGVNDAPALKKADIGIAVADATDAARSASDIVLTEPGLSVIISAVLTSRAIFQRMKNYTIYAVSITIRIVFGFMFIALIWKFDFAPFMVLIIAILNDGTIMTISKDRVKPSPQPDSWKLKEIFSTGIVLGGYLALMTVIFFWAMKDTNFFSVRTAFAMSPIYVLYFREISFKFAIFPCPIFQNTFNVRSLRHSIDGEREMMAALYLQVSIVSQALIFVTRSRSWSYFERPGLLLVSAFLVAQLVATLIAVYADWGFARIKGMGWGWAGVIWLYSVVTFIPLDFIKFAIRYVLSGKAWDNLLENKTAFTTKKDYGKEEREAQWAAAQRTLHGLQPPETTSIFNERSSYRELSEIAEQAKRRAEVARLRELNTLKGHVESVVKLKGLDIDNIQQHYTV, from the exons ATGGGAGGCGAAAAAGGCATCAGTCTTGAGGAGATCAAAAACGAGTCCGTTGATCTG GAACGGATTCCTATTGAGGAAGTTTTCGAGCAGCTGAAATGTACAAGGGAAGGCTTGTCAACCGAGGAAGGCAACAATCGCCTTCAAGTCTTTGGACCAAACAAACTAGAGGAGAAAAAG GAGAGCAAGGTGCTCAAGTTCTTGGGTTTTATGTGGAACCCTTTGTCATGGGTCATGGAAGCTGCTGCTATAATGGCTATTGCCCTGGCAAATGGTGATGGAAGGCCTCCGGACTGGCAGGACTTCGTTGGTATCATTGTCTTGTTGGTCATCAACTCCACCATAagttttattgaagaaaataatGCTGGTAACGCTGCAGCTGCTCTCATGGCTAATCTTGCTCCGAAAACTAAG GTTCTTAGAGATGGCCGATGGAGTGAGCAAGAAGCAGCAATTCTAGTTCCAGGGGACATTATCACTATTAAATTGGGAGACATAGTTCCTGCTGATGCTCGTCTTCTAGAGGGTGATCCTTTGAAGATTGATCAATCTGCTCTTACTGGGGAGTCTCTTCCTGTTACGAAGAATCCATCAGATGAAGTATTTTCCGGCTCAACATGTAAACAGGGTGAAATAGAAGCAGTTGTTATTGCAACTGGTGTTCACACCTTCTTTGGTAAAGCTGCCCACCTAGTGGACAGCACCAATCAAGTTGGGCATTTCCAGAAAGTGCTTACAGCCATTGGTAATTTCTGCATTTGCTCAATTGCTGTTGGAATAATCGTTGAGCTAATAGTTATGTACCCGATACAGCACCGCAAGTATAGAGATGGAATTGACAATATGCTAGTTCTCTTGATTGGTGGAATCCCAATTGCTATGCCCACTGTGTTGTCTGTCACCATGGCTATTGGTTCCCACAGGCTTTCTCAACAAGGGGCTATCACAAAGAGAATGACAGCCATTGAGGAAATGGCTGGCATGGACGTTCTCTGCAGTGATAAGACTGGGACTCTGACTTTAAACAAGCTTACTGTTGATAGAAACCTCATTGAAGTATTTACAAAGGGAGTCGAAAAAGAGCATGTTATTCTTTATGCAGCAAGGGCTTCAAGGACTGAAAATCAGGATGCTATTGATGCTGCAATTGTAGGAATGCTTGCAGATCCAAAGGAG GCACGGGCTGGTGTCCGAGAGATTCACTTCCTACCATTCAACCCTGTAGACAAGAGAACTGCTCTAACCTACATTGATAATGATGGAAACTGGCACCGTGCTAGCAAAGGTGCACCTGAGCAG ATTATAGATCTTTGCAAATGCAAAGATGATGTCAGGAAAAAAGTTCATTCAGTTATTGATAAATTTGCTGAACGTGGACTTCGATCTTTAGCTGTTGCAAGACAG GAAATACCTGAGAAAACAAAAGAGAGTCCTGGATCCCCGTGGCAGTTTATTGGCTTGTTGCCACTATTTGATCCACCGAGGCATGATAGTGCTGAAACAATCAGAAGAGCTCTAAACCTTGGAGTGAATGTTAAGATGATTACTG GGGATCAGCTTGCCATTGCCAAAGAAACTGGCAGGAGGCTTGGAATGGGAACAAACATGTACCCTTCATCTTCTTTACTGGGCCAAGACAAGGACGCTTCCATTGCTGCCCTTCCTATAGATGAATTGATTGAGAAGGCTGATGGATTTGCAGGAGTGTTTCCAG AACACAAATATGAAATCGTTAAGAGGCTACAGGAGAGAAAACATATTTGTGGTATGACAGGAGATGGTGTCAATGATGCCCCTGCTTTAAAGAAGGCAGACATTGGAATTGCTGTTGCTGATGCTACAGATGCTGCCCGAAGTGCTTCAGACATTGTCCTTACTGAACCTGGGCTAAGTGTCATTATCAGTGCAGTGCTGACCAGCAGGGCTATTTTCCAAAGAATGAAGAACTACACT ATCTATGCAGTTTCAATCACCATCCGTATTGTG TTTGGATTCATGTTTATTGCCTTGATATGGAAGTTCGACTTTGCACCCTTCATGGTTTTAATTATCGCCATCCTGAACGATG GTACAATCATGACAATTTCAAAGGACAGAGTGAAGCCATCTCCACAGCCAGACAGCTGGAAACTCAAGGAGATTTTCTCTACCGGCATTGTGCTTGGAGGTTACTTAGCACTAATGACTGTGATATTCTTCTGGGCAATGAAAGACACCAATTTCTTCTCGGTAAGAACAGCTTTTGCTATGTCCCctatttatgtattatattttcgTGAGATTTCTTTTAAGTTTGCAATATTTCCATGTCCTATATTTCAGAACACATTTAATGTTAGATCACTGAGGCATAGTATTGATGGTGAGAGAGAAATGATGGCAGCTTTATACCTTCAAGTTAGTATTGTGAGTCAGGCCCTCATTTTTGTCACAAGGTCTCGCAGCTGGTCCTACTTTGAACGCCCTGGACTTCTACTAGTCAGTGCCTTTCTAGTTGCTCAGTTG GTGGCCACTTTAATAGCTGTGTATGCAGACTGGGGGTTTGCAAGGATTAAAGGTATGGGTTGGGGATGGGCTGGTGTAATCTGGCTATACAGTGTGGTGACTTTTATCCCACTGGATTTTATCAAATTTGCAATCCGCTATGTTCTTAGTGGAAAGGCTTGGGATAACCTTTTGGAGAACAAG ACTGCCTTCACTACGAAGAAAGATTACGGGAAAGAGGAAAGGGAAGCACAATGGGCAGCTGCGCAGAGGACTCTGCATGGCCTTCAACCACCTGAAACCACAAGCATTTTCAATGAAAGGAGCAGTTACAGGGAACTTTCAGAAATCGCAGAGCAGGCCAAGCGCAGGGCTGAGGTTGCAAG GCTGAGGGAGCTGAATACACTGAAGGGGCATGTTGAATCAGTCGTTAAGCTCAAGGGGCTTGATATCGATAACATTCAGCAGCATTACACCGTTTAA